The genome window TCTTTAACGGGATAACATTGACTTGACTACTATACATCTCATTACATATTTAGtagatatttcaaaaattacagATATATTGAGGATTATTTTCACAAATCGATcaacacaaaaatatacatattcaacaaatatgagttaatatttatatataaattaaaaatattattaacctaataaataaataatatatttaataataaaatataaataaaagaatgaaAGCAGTTGATATAATAGCTAGAGGAGCTGCTCTGACCGGAACACAGTTGTAGTTCAGTTTAGAAGGATTTTAGGGAGAACCCCTGGTCATTTAACCCAACTGACTtagtattattaatttcttcAATGTAATATGATATATCATATAAGTGActgatcatataaaattaataatttttgaccGTAAATCTAAATTAAGTATACCGTCGCTAGTTATTTTATCATGATAATAATATTGTGGTTTATGACTAccttatactagcttataacccgtgcaatgcacgggcggttaacatatttattattttattgtatatattttaaatttatctaattttattgtaaaaataaaattatgataaaataatgtgattaaatagatattttatttaacaatggGATAAATTCTTCACAGTTAAGTctgtcaaatggctaattaaaaaattaggtcgaacatatatatattttaatgaaaatgttaaaatttacCTTTTAacatgttagagcatctccaagagcctttttgttggctcctaaatataatataaaaaatgtggctcttagtacaaagttaagagtgtaaactccaacaatactctctacatctcttatctatttcatattttattcatatattgggctccactataacaaaagagagggaaagatggaggttgattggagggaaggatttttttattgtgaaaaaataagttaggagccatgtggtggctcttaactttgaggagagaggagagagaaacaagaggctcttaatatttaagagccacttaagagtctcttggagcaacattttggttctccctcctcaaatctcaagttaggagcctaaatgaataGCCCTCTTGGAGATCTCCAAGAGGCtattcatttaggctcctaacttgagatttgaggagggagaggaaaaatgttgctccaagagactcttaagtggctcttaaatcactaagaggctcttgtttctctctcctctctcctcaaagttaagagccaccacatggctcctaacttattttttcacaataaaaaaatcctttcctccaattcacctccatcttttcctctcttttgttatagtggagcccaatatatgaataaaatatgaaatagagaagagatgtagagagtattgttggagtttacactcttaactttgtcctaaattactaagagccacattttttgtattatatttaggagccaacaaggaggctcttggagatgctcttataatttaaggaggcctgtaaactcagatataaactaaccaatcaaccttttaatatttcgttattaataattaataatatgatgtaaaacatattataatttaaagagacgcatgaaaccaaataccgacccatcatactaaactaaatttaatgttttagtTTAATTGATAATACAAAGTAAActataagagcaactccaacggAACATCTCCCTTACCTATAATGAGCCTACGTGGACAAAAATAGGGGTTTGAGTAAAATTTCTTCACTCCAACCATCCTCTCCTTACCTAAaatttttaggtgagagaaaacaaaaccccATATTTAGGGGATAGAAAAGCAAGCCCCTATTTTTTTTTCCACCTCATCTccctctctcattttctttcatttttcattttccctCTTTTTTTTATCTATCTCATCATAGtaaaaattctaataaaatattattttttcaaatatagggaTGATTATAGAGAATACCGTTGGAGGAAAACAAGTTTTTGCTTACCTATATTTTagataatcattattttattatattttaggggttCAAAATAGGTAACACCATTGGGGTTGCtctaacatgttataaatttaagagctccgtgggtcgaataccaaccgattcaccaaactcaactaactgatcaACTGAGTGAacattttattttcggttttcaTGTGTAATAGTAGAGTATATAATATAGactagatttgtaatatttcttttaatgtgagatcattagagtatttaaaaataatgttattaatgtatttttgttaaataatatcacatgttatatattaataattatatataatgatattatattttatatatatctcgcccgtgttaattgtaaaaaatcggttttttagttaaaaatctaaaaaagataatgcgtTTGATTAAAAGACGATTACTATGTTGcttgatgttattttagaagatggagttttttagctaaaaaatatataaatgataatttattttagttaaaaagaataattggttatatagataggctcgtatttcggcccaagtaccgaccgccagaccaatataataatactccctctattttttattatttgacgtttagAATATTGGTACGCatctttaggtataaatatgtcgcccatgtccgtattaattgtaaaagattgtttttttagttaaaaaatttataaaaaattaaaaaagtaattatcaTGTTTATCAATGTTATTTCAGAGAAtgagttttttagtcaaaaatataaaaaggtaatatatttcaattgaaaagaataattggttatatagataggtttGTAATTTGgctcaaattaaaaataataattagttatatagatagatcaggaataattgattatatagatagacccatATTTAGCCCAAATACCgaccgatcaaatttttaatatttaatagtatagtaagtAGTATAGATTTTGATAATCGAAAATAGCGCGTATTTTATtctgtttatttttatatatgataaaaaaattataaaataaatatacataaacTCGAATTGGGTTGACCCGCCAAAGTCCTAGGTTAGGCGAAGTCTTGCAATTGCAACTGAACAAGTCTTGCTGTTCTTGTGCTCAAATCCTGTAAGATTTCAATTCATTCATTCTATTCTGTCCTTTTAGTTTGTTTCATTTGCACAATGTTTGCTTTATACAACAAACCTAGAAGCATTATTTCATGTCTGAATATCATCAACTCCAAATTAAGGTTTCTTGATAATGTATCAAGAACCATTACAAATGCATCACCCCAACTTGAAAAACCTGAAATTGGTTCCAAGAATCACTCGTTTACTGTGTCTTACGTTATGAGTAATCTTGGGTTATCCCCACAAGGTGCTATCTCGAACTCGAAGAGGgtaaagtttgaatctttaGATAAACCTGAGTCTGTTGTAGCCCTGTTCAGAGACCATGGTTTTAGtgatattcagatatctaatATAATTTCTAAACGCCCGCAATTTCTAAATTGGAATCCTAATGGGACCCTTTTGCCGAAACTTAAGTTCTTATGCTCTATCGGCGCGTCAAGTGATGATGTTGCCTCAAACCCTTATATTTTGGAACACAGCTTGGATAAGCGAATTGTCCCGTTTTATAACTCTTGCAAGCGTATGTTTCTTTCCGACAAACAGATTCTTAAGATTTTAAGGCAACACTGTTCTTATATTTTAGGCAACGCACGAGTGAGTGATAATTCtaatattaaattactaaaTGAAGTTGGAGTTGGAATGAGATATATTGGTCTTATCATATATAGAAGACCTAGGCTCATGAACATACACTATGACAAATTTAGGACGGTTGTTTACGAGCTTCTGGAAATGAAATTCGATCCTTCCAAAGGTCATTTTGTTCGGGCACTCTCTGTAAGATTAGATATGAGTGACCTGACATGGGCACACAAAATCGAAGTTTATAAGAGGTGGGGTTGGACTGAGCATGAGATTATATTAGCTTTTAGACAGAATCCACCCTGTATGACTTTATCCGAGGAAAATATCATGAGTGGGATGGATTTCCTTGTAAATGAGATGGGCTGCCAGTCTATGACTATTGCTAAAAGACCAGCCGTTTTAACTTACTCGTTAAAATCGAGATTGATTCCGAGGTGTTCAGTTATCAAGGTTCTGCAGATTAAAGGTTTAATATGCGAGGATTTAAGCTTACTTTCACTTCTGATGATTACTGAGCAAAGCTTTGTGGATAGGTTTATAATCAAGTATGAGGAACAGCTTCCTCAACTATTAAATGCATATCAAAGTAAGCTGGGCATTCTGGAATTAGGTGAAAGTTAAGATTTTTATGTTCAGCATTTCAGGTTCATGTTCATTTACAAATAGTGTTTACTGGGTAGTTACTAAAACCTCTGCATCTGTTAGCCATCCCCGGAATGGGTTAAGTTTTCCAGTGTGTTTTGCAAAAGCACTGAAAGCCAAAAAGCTCTGTAGTTGCCTCCCACATGGTGAGAATTCTTGAATCTTGAATATATTATGTCTACGGtttttcattttattgtttattgaatttgtgttaatttttatttgttcaaATGCACTGACGCATATATACACAATGTCTGCTTTATCAATATACATAAATAGAACATTTATCCTATGTCCCTAGATAATCAAACCCCATTATTTTGGTTATCTTGAAttcttgatattattattcCTCCATTGCTCCCAAACACCATCCGTGTACTAAACCTTATGTGATAAATGTAATAAAAGGCTTTGAAGTTTGAATCTTTGAATCTTTACATATGCCGGATTCACTTCTTGCTCATTTAAAAAACCATGGATTTGATTATAACCCTGAAAGGACCAAATTTGTTAGCGTGTAACTCCAATGACATCAGTGTGCCCAAGCTCAATTATATTGCTTGTGTTGGCACTTCATGCACTTCACGTTATGCCATCTAATAAAAACTTTATATGTTGGATCAGAGGTTGGACAATAAGAAAATGCTAGGCTATGATAAGTTCACTACAAAAAATTAGGGTTCCTTACAGACACATTGTGTACTAGTTACTCCAACCTAGTGAAATTTTGAAGAAGCCGATGGAtgaaattgttgaaatcaatatcAGTCCACATAGAAACATAAATTTGACAAAGGATCGGAGTATCCTGCGGGCTGTGTGTTTGTTGAGAGCATAGTTTCACCTGATCTTTAAACAGGAGCTTTGGGGCAGCAACATTAAGTGACAAACAAGGTCCTGGTTAGATTTTACTTATTATTTCTTATATTACTTGAGCTTTCAGTTCTCCTTCACTGTATGTTATtcttacatattaaaataaatttggttTTCCTGCAAGGTGCAATCATCTATGTTCCTTCCTTAAAAGAAAGCCTGGAGTTTTGTACATGGTTAATGTTATTGGTGGTTTGACAATGTACTCGACAATCTTAACCCTTCAAGAAAAGCAAATTGTGTCCTTATCATGTGTTAACCATTAAAACTTTTTACGTAGTTTATCCTGTTTAATTTCTTTTAGGTAACTTGCTTGTGCCGATTTTTTATTAGAACATACCATTGAATCAATTTTTGTGATGCGTTCAATTAAATTAAAGATATATAGTTTATCATTGGGGAAGTAGCTCAGTTGGTAGAGAATAATTGACTTTCACAAGTAAATATCTATTCTTTAAGTCATCTTTTCTCGCAGAAAATAGGTTGATTCCTCGCTTCCCCAGGATTTTTTTTAACCTTTCTCAAACTTTAATGAGTGGCCAAAAAATCGTCCTCCAAGGTATAAGgtactatatataaaacaaaGGGAAGGATTTCATGCTAAATTTTAGAGCAGTTTTTCACTTTCTTGAAGCTGTGTCCTCATTAAGTCCATTTCTTTTATTGAATTTCGATGCACATTCTGGTTTGCTGTTTAATTGTTGTTTTCAATCTTTAGAAACCTATCTAGTATATAGCTAATCTACATAACATCACAGGGAAGCTGTTTCTTTGGCTTGTGCTGGCAAATTCTGTTGATTCTCCTCATGATCAGGTCTGTAAAGAAGGCATTGCCATTCTCAAGCTTAATCAGTGCGTAATTAAACTTGTACTTGTATTTGTTTTCTTCAGTCACGAATACTTCTATACAAATCTACGGATAATTCATTTAAGGTTCTGTTTGACAAAGGTTCAGAGTATCACCGGGGTTTCGTGTATGTTTGTTGAGAGCCTTGTTTCACCTTCCACCAGAAAATCGAGAAAATTGCCCTTATAATGGCATCACATTATTTTTGCTATGATGAATCGCACAATGATTTTGCGgtta of Daucus carota subsp. sativus chromosome 3, DH1 v3.0, whole genome shotgun sequence contains these proteins:
- the LOC108215324 gene encoding uncharacterized protein LOC108215324, which codes for MFALYNKPRSIISCLNIINSKLRFLDNVSRTITNASPQLEKPEIGSKNHSFTVSYVMSNLGLSPQGAISNSKRVKFESLDKPESVVALFRDHGFSDIQISNIISKRPQFLNWNPNGTLLPKLKFLCSIGASSDDVASNPYILEHSLDKRIVPFYNSCKRMFLSDKQILKILRQHCSYILGNARVSDNSNIKLLNEVGVGMRYIGLIIYRRPRLMNIHYDKFRTVVYELLEMKFDPSKGHFVRALSVRLDMSDLTWAHKIEVYKRWGWTEHEIILAFRQNPPCMTLSEENIMSGMDFLVNEMGCQSMTIAKRPAVLTYSLKSRLIPRCSVIKVLQIKGLICEDLSLLSLLMITEQSFVDRFIIKYEEQLPQLLNAYQSKLGILELGES